From Hallerella porci:
GTTTTTATTAGATTTGATAGACGCAGAATGTTCTGTAAGCTGGAGAAGCAGAATGAAAAAGCTTTTAATTCTTATCGCAGCACTTGCCGTTTGGACTTTTGCAGGGGAAGGTCGCCCTGTTTACAATCCGTATGCCAGTTACGGTTTAGAAATCGGCGTCAATAGACCGATGAACGATCGTTGGAAAGATAACCGCAAAGCATTCGGCGACGTCGGATTTATCGCAAACTATCAACTTCTTCCTTATACAAGCGTAACGGGCGATGCGGGCTATTCATTCCCCGGCAACGGATTTGATGTTAAATTCGGTATCCAGCAAATGCTTCTTCCCGCGGGCATTACTCCGTTTATCGGCGGTATGGCAGGTATTCAAGCCATCCCCGAAGATGATGATGCCGATACATTCGGCGACCGTTTTGGTCCGACCGTCGAAGCAAACGCGGGTATTTTCTTCTTCACCGAATCTTGGATTTCGATGCGCTTAAAAGGCTCGTATCAATGGACATTTGCCGACGAAATCAATCATAGTTTCGGCGTATCGCTCGGCATTCTCTTCGCCAATTCACGTCCGGGTCTCAAAGCGATTGATGTAAGCCGATGAAAATTTCTACTCGCGGACAATATTCGTTAGAAGCACTTTTGTGCATCGCTACCGAAGACCCCGAAAAGCCGTGTAGCATTCACACCATCTCGGAAAAAACGCACATTTCCGATGGCTATTTAGAGCAACTTTTCATTCCGCTCAAAAAAGCAAAACTCATCGTCGGTAGCCGCGGCATTCAAGGCGGTTACCGCTTGGCCAAAAGCCCGAAAGAAATTTCGGCTTACGAAGTTTTGACGCTAATGGAAAAATCGCTCAAATCCATTCCTTGCTTAAATGGCGATAAATGCGAACGCGAAAAAATCTGCGATAGTAAATTCGTTTGGGCATCGATTGATCATTCAATTGACAGCCTCATTTCACAAATTACCTTGGACGATTTAATTCAAGTTTACCGCGGCGTACAAGGAGAATTTTACGGATGAAAATTTCTACCAAAGGCCGCTACGGCGTCCGTTTCCTGCTCGACATCGCAGAACAAGGCGAAAATAAACCGTCCACATTAGCCGCCATTTCCGAACGTCAAGGAATTTCTCTCGCCTACTTAGGACAAATTGCGATTATCTTAAAGCAATCGGGATATATTCGTTCTATCAAAGGTTCAAACGGCGGATTTGTTTTAGCAAAACCTTCTCAAGAAATTCAATTGGATGAATTATTGAATACATTAGAAGGCTCAATGAAAGTCGTCGAATCGCCGCTTCCCTCCGAAGAAGAAACTCCTTACCGCACCGCCATCCGCATCGGTCTTTATCAAAAAATGGACGAAGCCGTTGAAATCGTCCTCAAAAAATTGACCCTCGACAAACTCATCTCCGGCAAAAATAAGCCGGAATATATGTATTACATTTAAATGAGAAGTGAGGAGCGCGGCTTCGCTTCGCGATAAACTTTATTCGGGTTACAAGAAAATTGATGAAAAGTTAGAAATACAAAAAGAGGAATTACAAGTGTAACTCCTCTAATAAATCAAACACGCTGCGCTTTTATTCTACATAGACCGGGCGAACTGAGTAGCCATCGCTACTGTAGGCGAAGCCCACGCCCAAGTGGTCCGAACGGAAGCCCTAAGCGTCGGCGTACTTGCTGGGGCCGTCTTTAGCAGTAGAGCTCCAGTAATTCCCATCAAAGCCAATGTGCCACAAGTCAGAATCGTAACGATACCCTGCTGTTGGCATAAAAATAGAGTTTCCGTTCGTTCCTATTACTTGGTAGCCTTTTTTTGTTTCATTCCAAGTCCATGTGCAGGAATTTTTCAATTCTTCCATTTCTTCTTCTGTCGGCATGCGCCACTTGCCACCCCAATTTGCGGTGGCCGCATCATATTCCGCATTTCCCGAAATATCCGTAAGCGATTTATTGTCGCAAAGTTTATAAGTTGCAGTGACATAACTTTCTTTCGGCTCAATTTCGCCCCAAGCAAAGTAATCACCGTAAGCAGTTTCGCTTTCTGCACCGACATTCATATTCGCCCATTAGACACTTAAACCTAAATCAACGGCTTCTATTTTTGCAGGCACATCACCGTAAACCGGGCGGATGGCAAGGCCTGCATATAAGAAGTAATAATCCAAGCCATGAGCACTTGAGGAAAGATACAGAACCGATGCCGTTCCACCTTGATTGTCATAAAAATTTGCGCTCCAATAATAGCCGATATTTTCTTTTTGCGTATATTCATTCACAATGAAGTCTGTTTTCGGCAAATAAATAAACACCTTCGATGGCCCGGTCACTTTATAGACTTCTTTACCCGATACGGTTTCAAGCGTCCAAGTACAGGATTCAATCAAGGCTTCAATTTCTTCTTTTGTCGGCATACGCCACTTGTCGCCTAACTTTGCTGTAGCCGCATCGTATTTTGCATTGCCGACAATCGACGTAATTGATGCATCATTGCAAATTTTGCAAGTGCTTTTGCTGTAAGATTCCTTCGGTTCAATTTCGCCCCACGCATAATAATTGCCAACGTCTGTAGGCGTTTCTGCGCCCAAATTGCGGTCGCCCCATTTGACGTTCAAGCCCAAATCCACCGCCTTCATTTTTTCTTCGACACTGCTGCTTGACTTCGCCGAGGAACTGGAGGACTTTACAGAGGAACTAGAAGATTTCGCAACGCTACTGCTTGACTTTACGGAGCTCGAAGACTTTACAGAACTCGAAGATTTCGGCTTGTAATTTTTATTGACCTTTACCGGGCGAACAGAGACCCTGCATACCCAACACCCATATCTTCCAAAGCAGGTTTTGAATCCTTCATCAAAACCATATCAATCCGCGATCCACCACGAAACATAGCTGCAATACCTATGTAAATAGCCTGAAATTCATTAAAAGCTCCTGCAGCAGGCAAGAATATCGATTTTTCATTGCAAGTCACACGATAACCATTCACCGATTCCTTTTTCGTCCATTCCAATTTACACTTGGTGACAAGTTCCTTCATTTCTTTTACGGTCGGCATGCGCCACTTGCCGCCCCATTTGGCAGCAGCCGCATCGTACTTTTTATTACCCGAAATATTGCTTGGGAGCGCCGAAACATTGTAAATCAACGTATTTTCGCTGTATTCATCTTTCGTCTCGGTTTCGCCGTAGGCAAAGTAATCGCCAAAGTCGGCTGCGTTTTCGGCGCCAATGTTGACTTCGGCCCAGTCAACGCTCAAGCCCAAGTCAACCGCCTTATATTTTTCTTCAACGCTAGAACTTGAATTCTTAGCAGAACTCGAAGATTTTGCATCCGAAGACGTTCCATCCGTTTTTTCGCTTGAACTAGACTTTTTCGTAGAGCTCGAAGATTTTGCGCTGCTCGAAGAAATTTCCTTGACATCAAGCCATTCCTTTCCGTCGCACACGTAAACGGTCGAATCGCTGTAAGTTAGCGCGTATTCGCCCTTACGCTTTTCGTCGCAGGTTTTGAGCGATTCCTTGTCTTCGACGACGTGTAAAGCCAATTTCCAGTCTTCGCTTTGGCATACATAATACGCTTCTTCGCTATTCACATAGAGCGTATCGCCATCGTTATCCTTGGTGCATTCGTCCAAGTCCTTTAAATTTTTGACTTCGTCGTAAATCGATTTGTAACTTGCCGAAGACGAACTCGAATCGTCGCCGCAAGCGGTGAATGTAAAGGCTAAGCCCAGAGCGGCGAAGCCGAGGAATGGGAGGTTGTAAAAGTTTTTCATCATAGCTCTTCGTTTCCTTTAAAATTCAAGGGTTCTAGCGATTCTAAATCCAATGGCACTTGCAGCGATTGCTGTTCCTAATGAATTTCTTCCATTTCTAGAAGTTAAAACGAGAGCATCATCAGCGCTCCTGTAAGAACCGCCACGAATGACATGCAATCCATCGTTCGAAGATTTTGGATAGGCTTCTGGATAGCTGCTTGCATATTCTTCATAATCGTTATTCCCATATCCATTCCAAGTCCATTCAGTAACATTTCCGTTCATGTCGTAAATTCCAAGTGAATTTGACCTTAGCGAACCCACTTCGTGCGTTCTATCGGAATTTTCGCTATACCATGCAATTGCATCTAAGCTTTGAGCGCCGGCATAGCTGTAGTTCCATTCCTTTGCAAAGACATTTCCACCGCGGGCAGCGTATTCCCATTCGACTTCGGTGGGTAACCTGTAGCCCAATGCTTCAAATTTTGCGTAAACCGTCTTA
This genomic window contains:
- a CDS encoding RrF2 family transcriptional regulator, yielding MKISTRGQYSLEALLCIATEDPEKPCSIHTISEKTHISDGYLEQLFIPLKKAKLIVGSRGIQGGYRLAKSPKEISAYEVLTLMEKSLKSIPCLNGDKCEREKICDSKFVWASIDHSIDSLISQITLDDLIQVYRGVQGEFYG
- a CDS encoding RrF2 family transcriptional regulator, whose amino-acid sequence is MKISTKGRYGVRFLLDIAEQGENKPSTLAAISERQGISLAYLGQIAIILKQSGYIRSIKGSNGGFVLAKPSQEIQLDELLNTLEGSMKVVESPLPSEEETPYRTAIRIGLYQKMDEAVEIVLKKLTLDKLISGKNKPEYMYYI
- a CDS encoding formylglycine-generating enzyme family protein, which produces MGADSIVYFSDESLTQAYTSDDAASNKTVYAKFEALGYRLPTEVEWEYAARGGNVFAKEWNYSYAGAQSLDAIAWYSENSDRTHEVGSLRSNSLGIYDMNGNVTEWTWNGYGNNDYEEYASSYPEAYPKSSNDGLHVIRGGSYRSADDALVLTSRNGRNSLGTAIAASAIGFRIARTLEF